A genomic window from Nicotiana sylvestris chromosome 11, ASM39365v2, whole genome shotgun sequence includes:
- the LOC104238735 gene encoding uncharacterized protein — protein sequence MAPYKAMYGRRYRSPIGRFEVGDSDLLGLDLVYQAIEKVNMIQEHLKTAKSRQKSYLDVRCRDLEFQVDDWKFIGDPSLVVPTEIIGVKDSLAYEEIPEAILDRQICKFKTKEIALVKVLWRNRKVEKLRGKPKRT from the exons ATGGCACCATACAAAGCTATGTATGGGCGAAGGTATAGATCACCAATTGGTAGGTTCGAAGTTGGCGATTCAGATTTGTTAGGACTTGATTTGGTCTATCAGGCTATAGAGAAAGTCAACATGATTCAAGAGCATTTGAAGACGGCTaagagtcgccaaaagtcctatTTGGACGTGCGGTGTAGggacttagagttccaagttgatgattgg aaatTCATTGGAGACCCGTCACTTGTGGTTCCTACGGAGATTATAGGGGTTAAAGATAGCCTGGCTTACGAAGAAATTCCAGAGGCTATTCTTGATCGTCAAATCTGCAAGTTCAAAACTAAGGAAATTGCTTTAGTGAAAGTGCTTTGGAGGAATAGAAAGGTTGAAAAGCTACGTGGGAAGCCTAAGAGAACATGA